The DNA segment GGCCGCATCGCCGCTCCCCGCAACAGTGCCCTCATCCTTCCTATTGGCTCCTTCCTATTAGCATTGCCGTTGGCAAGGGGGTTCGGCGCCGCGTCACGCCTTCGCGTCTTCTGTCGCCTGCGTGTAGCTGGCCATCAGGGTGGCCGTGGTGATCCGGCGGAACTCGTCCGGTCCGCGCGCGAGCGTGAGGTGGTGGACTTTTCCCTTGCCGGGCACATCGACGCCCTTGAAGTCGACGTCCGTCACCGTCCAGGGACCGCCCGCGGGAGCGGAATTCTCGACCCATCGGGACCCGACGTACACCTGCGTGGCTGCGTTGAGTGAGCTCATGCCCCGAACTCTACCCGTCCCTGTATTTCGGCGAACGCCGCCCCTCTCGCCCTGCCCTTAGTCCAGGTCACGCGTGAGGCTGACGACTCCTGTACGGTGGGCGCGCTCGGCCTCATCAACGGCTGCCTCGACGTCATCGACGGCGGCCCGCTTGAAGGTTGGGTTGGGTGACGTGCGTCCTCGAGGATGGCCGCCCGGGCCGCTTCGAGTGCACCCTGACGCCCCCAACGGCGCGGACCTCCCGGCGAGGCGGGCGCTGACTACGCCCTGCGCCTGCACCGCCGAGGTCAGCTCTCTGCGTCGTCCTTATCTTTGAAGGGCGTGTACTTGGCCATCAAGTCACGCACCGTGACGACCCGGGGTCTGCAGCCGTCAGCCATAAGCTTGACGGTGAGGATTCTGTCCTTTTCCGGAATGTCGACAGTGGCCCCGGTGCAGGCAACCACCTTCCAGATGGTCCGGCCGGCGGTGCCCTCTCCGGTGGCAGCACTGTTCTCGATCCACTCGGACCCCATTCGTGCTTTGGCGGTGGTGTCGTTCGGGTTCATGCCCGGGACTCTACCCGTCCCTGGCTTCCGGGTAACGCCGCCCCTTTTCGCTCTGCATGCCCCCCTCGATCGAGACCGCCCTCATCGTGCTCGCGGTGAGCCAGCTCTTGGTCCCCCTCCTCAACGGGTTGCTGGCCCGGCGGCAGACGAAGCACGAGCAGGCCGTGGACCAGGTGCCGTTGCTCGTTCCCTCAAGCCGGGGCGAAGCCAGGGCCAGGGTAGGAGAGCCCCGCCTTTGCCGCGACGGTAGAGGAGCCGGGGGGCGGGTTGGCAGGGGTTCGCAGGCCCTGTCAGCGCCTCGCAACCTGCGTAAAGGATTGAGACTCTCCAGGGCGCGGGGGGGCGCCGGTTGGCACCGCTTCCACGGTTTCGACTCGCCGTGGTGCGCCGGTGGTGCGGAACGTGGTGCGGCCGGGGCCCCGCCGATGCTCACGGTGCGCGAGGTAGCGGAGGCTCTGGTAGTGTGCCGGGCCACCGTCTACGCGCTCCTAGAACGCGGGGCGCTGGAGCGGGTGTGGGTTGGGGGCTCTATCCGCATCTCGGCCGCGTCGCTGGAGG comes from the Corallococcus caeni genome and includes:
- a CDS encoding helix-turn-helix domain-containing protein, producing the protein MLTVREVAEALVVCRATVYALLERGALERVWVGGSIRISAASLEALLARGTPLMLGPVVPGSHPPIAGTGTFRAPSLSQATRCQP